TATCGATGTGCGAGAAACGGAAGAAGTCGCAGAAGGGAAAATTCCGGGCGCCATCAACATTCCGCTGGGTTTGATTGAATTTCGCAAGCAGGATCTTGATCCATCAAAGGAATATATCATGGTTTGCCGATCCGGTGGCCGCAGCGGCCGGGCAACCGAATACTTGGAGGGTCAAGGCTATCAAGTCGTCAACATGACGGGCGGCATGCTTGCATGGGAAGGCAAAACAGAGTAGCTGTATTCACATTGAGAAAGAATAGGTGTGTTTGGCGCACCTTTTTTTTGAAATAAAATATACCCCCTGTGGTATATGAAAAATAAATATGATGGAGGTTCGATGTTAAATGACAGCAATTGAATCCAATGTAAAGCTTGACGCAAAAGGGCTGGCATGCCCGATGCCCATCGTCCGCACGAAAAAGGTGATGAAGGATCTGGAAGCGGGTCAAGTGCTGGAGGTGGAGGCAACCGACAAAGGGTCCAAGGCCGACATGAAGGCATGGGCTGAAAGCACAGGACACCAATATCTCGGAACGATTGAAGAGGGTGATGTTCTGAAGCACTATTTGCGCAAAGCTTCCGGAGAAGAAACGGCAGAACGAACCTATCCGCATGTAGCGGATCATGCACAGCTGGAAGAGAAACTGCAGTCCGGTGCACCAATCGTTGTTCTGGATGTGAGGGAAGCGGCGGAATTTGCCTTTGAGCATATTCCGAATGCGGTATCCATGCCGCTTGGTGAACTGGATAAACGTATGGATGAACTGAACAAACAGGATGAGATCTACGTCATCTGTCGTACCGGAACCCGCAGTGACATGGCAGCTCAAAAGCTTGCAGCTAACGGCTTTACAGGCATTGTGAACGTCGTGCCGGGCATGAGCGGTTGGGGTGGACAAACGAAGAGCTTGAACGATTGATCAAATGGTTAAGAAGCCCGCCTGTTAAAGCATGCTGCGTGATTCCGAGCTTTAAAACGCAGGTTGAAGCATTTATAGATGATTACTGAACTTACGGAGGAGGAATAACAACATGACAGTAAGAGAAATGAAAGTACAAGAGGTGGCCATGAAGGCGATTCAGAAAGAGAGCCTGTTCATATTGGACGTAAGGAACCCTTCGGATTTCGAAGATTGGAAGATTGAAGGCGAACGAATTCAGCATTTGAATATCCCTTACTTTGATTTGATTGACGGGGTGGAAGATATTCTTGATCGGATTCCGTCCGATCAAGAAGTACTCGTAGTATGCGCCAAGGAAGGATCGTCGGTGATGGTGGCTGAGATGTTGGCCGAGCACGGCCGGAATGTCGCGTACTTGAAAGGCGGAATGAAAGCCTGGAGTGAACACCTTGTACCACTGAAAGTCGGCAACTTGGCAGACGGCGGCGCGCTTTATCAGTTCGTTCGAATAGGAAAAGGCTGTTTGTCTTATATGGCGGTATCGAACGGGGAAGCAGCATTGTTTGACCCAACCCGCATGACGGAGGTTTATCTTGAATTTGCTGAGAGCATTGATGCAGAAATTAAACATGTGTTTGATACCCATCTGCATGCGGACCATATTTCCGGTGGTCGAATGATTGCCGAGCAGACGGGGGCAGTTTACTGGCTTCCGCCGAAGGATGCCGGCGAGGTGGTGTATAAGTACGAACCGCTGGAGGATGGTAACGAGGTGATGATTGGCAGCACAAGAATCCGTATTGAAGCGCTCCATTCCCCGGGGCATACCATTGGCTCCACTTCGTTTGTTATCGATGATCAGTACCTGCTGACAGGCGATATTTTGTTTATCGATTCCATTGGCCGCCCGGACCTGGCAGGTCTTGCAGAGGATTGGGTTAGCGATTTGCGGGAGACGCTTTATGCCCGTTATACCGAATTATCTGATGATTTGATCGTGCTGCCAGCCCATTTTATGATCATGGAAGAACTGAATGAGGACGGAACGGTTGCGAAGAAACTTGGGGAACTTTACCGGGAAAACCATGGTCTGAATATAACCGATGAAGCAGAGTTCCGAACGATAGTAACGAAGAATCTGCCGCCACAGCCTAATAGCTATCAGGAAATCCGTCAAACGAACATGGGGAAATTGAATCCTGACACGGACCGGCAGCGCGAGATGGAGATCGGACCGAATCGGTGTGCGGTGCGTTAATTCTGACCAGATCATCCGTTCTTTATAGATGGATTAACAAAATATGCACGAAGGATGCTCAGTTCAGAAGTCAGAACAAGATGGAGCCTGGAACAACACAGATTAAAAAGAGAAGGGGAACCAGTATGGGTTCCCTTTTCTAAAGAAGTAAGGGGGCAACAGGGTGGAACTGAATATAACCTTCATTATCACGATATTTTTAATCGGATTCATTGGCTCATATATTTCCGGAATGGTTGGGATTGGCGGCTCGATTATCAAATACCCGATGCTGCTGTATATCCCGCCGCTGTTCGGTCTTGCGGCATTCACGGCACATGAAGTGTCGGGTATAAGCGCCGTACAGGTATTCTTTGCCACGATCGGCGGCGTTTGGGCGTACCGTAAGGGCGGATATCTGAACAAGACGCTTATTATCTATATGGGGTCAGCCATATTGCTGGGCAGCTTTATCGGCGGCTTCGGCTCCAAGATGATGAGTGAAGGCGGTATCAACCTCATCTACGGAATACTGGCACTTATTGCAGCCGTTATGATGTTCATCCCGAACAAGGGGGTGGACGATATCCCGCTGGATCAGGTCAAGTTCAATAAATGGCTCGCCGCTGGACTGGCTCTTGCGGTCGGAATCGGAGCCGGTATCGTCGGAGCGGCGGGAGCGTTTCTGCTCGTTCCGATCATGCTGGTTGTATTGAAAATACCGACACGGATGACCATTGCAACCTCGCTTGCGATCACCTTTATCTCATCCATCGGTTCAACGGTAGGCAAGCTGACGACGGGACAAGTGGATTATATCCCTGCCCTCATCATGGTTGTTGCCAGTCTCATCGCTTCGCCGCTTGGAGCAGCCGCAGGAAAGAAGATGAACACGAAGATCCTGCAGATCATTTTGGCTGTGCTGATCATGGCAACGGCTATCAAAATTTGGCTGGACATCCTATGATTGCGGGTTCTGGATAGAGCCTGGATCATTCTGACCCCGTGCGGCAGATACTGCACGCCATAAGGCTGATCTCCCGAGTCATTCAGGGAGCCTTTTTGGCATTTTAAGGGGAAAGGCAGGGGGGGATCACATAAGGCGTGATGCTGAATCTATGTAACAGGCATGGTATTATGGTGATATGTCCACTCTCATTCAAGATAACTGATGATTAATAGAGGTGATCAAACGATGAATCCATGGAATGAACGGTTTAAGGGGGAAGATTACGTATTTGGAACAGAACCGAATGTATTTATAGCCGATATGCATAAGAAGTTGGCATTAACGGGGGATGCGCTGGCGATCGCGGAGGGGGAAGGGCGGAATGCGGTGTTCCTGGCACGGGAAGGCATGAACGTAACCGTATGGGATTATGCGGAGTCCGGCCTTAATAAAGCCAATAAACTGGCTGAAGCCAGCGGCGTTGAGATTCGCTCTGAGCTTGTGGATCTGCACGATGCGAAGTGGACGAAGGAGCAATGGGATGAGATTATTTGTGTGTTTGGACATTTTCCCAAGGCATTGAGAACGAGGACTTTAGAAGGCGTGAAGAGAGCGGTGAAGCCGGGAGGATATTTCCTCACCGAAGTGTATTCACCGTACCAGATTCCTTATCGCAGCGGGGGGCCGCAAGATCAGCAGTTTTTATACGTACCTGAGGATTTCCTCGAAACTTTTGCCGAATGGCGGATTGTCCATTTTTTCATGGGTGAGGTCATCAGGCAGGAAGGGCAGGGGCATCAAGGTTTGTCTCATGTCATTCAGTTTGCGGGACAAAAGCCGCTGATGAAATGAATGAAAGCAAGTGAATAAGGATCAGATGAAGAGCTTGGATACATCGGACTGATCGCCCTGCTGCACATAGTCGGAGGGTGACAGGCCGGTGTATTTTTTAAACATCCGATAAAAATAGGACGTGTCATAATAACCCAAATAGTGGGCGATATGGGCGATCGTCATGTCCGAATGTAGCAGCAGGCTGCACGCTTCCAGCACGCGCAGCTGATGCATATACCGAATCGGGGAAAGACCGTAGACCTCTTTGAAGAGGGCTGCAGCATAGCTCGGAGAGCGATGGATTAGCTTCGCTAATCCATCGATTTCGATAGGTTCGCGGTAATGCTCCAACAGAAACGATTTGATGGTATCCGCGTAGTTACGTTTGCTGGGTGCCAGCTCGGTTTTCTCAAGTTCACGGGCCAACGTGCCGATGAGCTCCTGCATAATGCCCTGACAGATCATGGTGCGGTAGCTTTTGCCTCCCCGCATTTCCTCGTACAAACGCTCGCAACGATGGTAGGCATATTGGATATGGGATAGATTGAATTTCATGCATTGACCCGCATCCAAAAATGGAATGCCTGTGGAACCTTGATGATCCAATGTAAAGAGAATGGTATGTTTCTGATGGGGAATGCCATTCCAGTTGCTGCCGCTGCGGCGCGTCGTTCGGGGAATAAAGAGCACGTCTTCTTTTTCGGCAATGATTTCTTCCCCGTTGATCTCATATTTCACTTTGCCTTCTCTAACCACAACCAGAACATTGTACTCAATCGTCTCCAGCTGTGTCCGCCAATTCGGAATGTAATCATCAAAATTTACGCTCATCAATTGGATCATAGAACAACACCCCGTAGTGATTTTATACCTATAGCCTAGCACAATAATACTTCTGATGAGTAGCTGTTCATAGCTTTTAATAATCTTCCTAATTGAAAATGGAGTAGAATCGTACAACTTTTTATGAAATGTACATCGACTACGAATAGATGAGTAGCCTATAATTTCAGACAATTGCAGGATTATTGTAAACGCTGACATGAGTCCTAAGGAAGGGTAAGTGAATTCGACAAGAGGAAGGAAACGATGACGATATGAGAGTATTATTACTGGATTTGGATTCGACCAGGCCGGATCATTTAGGCTGTTATGGCTATCATCGGAATACGTCGCCGAATATTGACCGAATCGCGGCGGAAGGCGTGCGTTTTGACAATTACTATACCTCGGATGCTCCATGTTTTCCTTCAAGAACCGCATTAATGACGGGGAAGTTTGGCATTCATAACGGTGTTGTGGGTCATGGAGGCACGGCTGCTGATGTCCGGCATGAAGGCATGACCAGGGACTTCCGCGACAAGCTGGGGTCGGAGAGTTTTCCCGCTATATTCCGCCGGGCCGGCATGAAAACCGCCTTGATCAGTCCGTTTGGAGAACGACATTCCGCCTGGACCTTCTACGCGGGCTTCAATGAAATGTATAATACAGGTAAGGGCGGCTTGGAGTCGGCAGAAGAAGTATCTCCAGTCGTGCTGGATTGGCTGGATCGTAATGCCGATGAAGATAACTGGATGCTCTATGTGAACTTCTGGGATCCGCACACACCATATCGCGCACCCCAGTCTCTGGGAAATCCTTTCGAACATGCGCCGCTTCCCGATTGGATTACCGAAGAGGTGCTTCAGGAGCATCAGAAGAAGGTTGGCCCGCATGGGGTGAACGAAATTAACATGTATAATAGTGAAGTTTCCCCTGATTTTCCGCGTCATCCCGGAGAGATCAGGACGATGGAGGATTTGCGGACGATGGTGGATGGCTATGATTGCGGCATTCGGCATATGGACGAGCACATCGGCGCCATTTTTGAATTGCTGGAGAACAAGGGAGTAATGGATGATCTGATCGTTATCATTACAGCGGATCATGGCGAGAACATGGGAGAGCTTGGGATTTATGGTGAACATGGCACAGCGGATCAGGGAACCTGCCGCATCCCGATGATTATCCGGGGACCTGGCATCATGAAAGGGATATCGGATCGCAATCTCCACTATCATCTGGATCTTCTGCCTACGATGGCGGAATATTTGAACGTTGCACCGGTTCGAAGCTGGGATGGCATCAGTTATGCGAAGAGCCTGCGAAGCGGAAAAGGCAGCGGCAGGGAGTATTTGGTGGTCTCTCAATGCGCCCATGTCTGTCAGCGAAGCGTGCGGTTTGGAGAATGGCTCTACATTCGAACATATCATGACGGCTATCATCTGTTTGACAAAGAAATGCTGTTCCATATCACCGAGGATGTCCACGAGCAAGACAATCGGGCAGCCCAAAGACCGGATCTTTGCAGAGAGGCCGTATACCTTCTGAATGAATGGCATGATCATATGATGTCAACGATGCCATATGACGTGGACCCGTTGTGGACGGTCATGAAGGAGGGAGGACCTTACCATGCCAAAGGTCATCTGCCCCGGTATATCGAACGTTTGAAGAACACAGGCCGCGGGGAAGCCGTTCCGGAATTGATGCGCCGCCACCCGCAGGAATTCGTATAATATTATAGTTAAGTGAAGCAGGATAACCGCTCCGGTAGTGGTTGTCCTGTTCTCTGTATCAAGCATAGGACTGGTTAAGCATAGGAGGAACAGAGCATGGGAGAACAACATTCTTGCTGCGCAGGCGTGAGAGCGAAAGTGCAATTAGGAGATGCCGAACAGAAGGATCATCAAGGAAGTCTAAGAGAAGGCCAATATCATGACCAGCCTCATCCTGAGCTCCATGCCAACATGATCAAGATCCCAGGAGGGACGTTTACGATGGGGACGAGTTCACATGAAGGGTTCCCGCGTGACGGCGAGGGGCCGGCTCGCAGCGTAACCGTTTCCGGATTTGAGATCTCACCGTATGCCGTTACGAATGAACAGTTTCAACGCTTCGTGGAAGCCACCGGTTATGTCACGGAAGCGGAGCATTTTGGATGGTCGTTTGTATTTGAACTGCTGGCTTCGGAGGAAACCAAGGCAAGAGTTGCACAAGTCCCGCAAGAAGTGCCTTGGTGGCTGGTGGTCGAGGGTGCATACTGGGCTGCACCCGAGGGAGCGGATTCGAGCATCGAAGACCGGATGGATCATCCAGTCGTACATATATCCTGGAACGATGCAAATGCATACTGCCATTGGGCCGGCGTGCGGCTTCCTACGGAAGCGGAATGGGAGTATGCAGCGCGCGGCGGTTTGGAGGGCAGAACCTATCCTTGGGGAGATCTGCTGAAACAGGACGGAGAACATCAATGCAACATATGGCAGGGTAAGTTTCCAG
Above is a window of Paenibacillus sp. FSL K6-1330 DNA encoding:
- a CDS encoding sulfatase, encoding MRVLLLDLDSTRPDHLGCYGYHRNTSPNIDRIAAEGVRFDNYYTSDAPCFPSRTALMTGKFGIHNGVVGHGGTAADVRHEGMTRDFRDKLGSESFPAIFRRAGMKTALISPFGERHSAWTFYAGFNEMYNTGKGGLESAEEVSPVVLDWLDRNADEDNWMLYVNFWDPHTPYRAPQSLGNPFEHAPLPDWITEEVLQEHQKKVGPHGVNEINMYNSEVSPDFPRHPGEIRTMEDLRTMVDGYDCGIRHMDEHIGAIFELLENKGVMDDLIVIITADHGENMGELGIYGEHGTADQGTCRIPMIIRGPGIMKGISDRNLHYHLDLLPTMAEYLNVAPVRSWDGISYAKSLRSGKGSGREYLVVSQCAHVCQRSVRFGEWLYIRTYHDGYHLFDKEMLFHITEDVHEQDNRAAQRPDLCREAVYLLNEWHDHMMSTMPYDVDPLWTVMKEGGPYHAKGHLPRYIERLKNTGRGEAVPELMRRHPQEFV
- a CDS encoding sulfite exporter TauE/SafE family protein — protein: MNITFIITIFLIGFIGSYISGMVGIGGSIIKYPMLLYIPPLFGLAAFTAHEVSGISAVQVFFATIGGVWAYRKGGYLNKTLIIYMGSAILLGSFIGGFGSKMMSEGGINLIYGILALIAAVMMFIPNKGVDDIPLDQVKFNKWLAAGLALAVGIGAGIVGAAGAFLLVPIMLVVLKIPTRMTIATSLAITFISSIGSTVGKLTTGQVDYIPALIMVVASLIASPLGAAAGKKMNTKILQIILAVLIMATAIKIWLDIL
- a CDS encoding AraC family transcriptional regulator; this encodes MIQLMSVNFDDYIPNWRTQLETIEYNVLVVVREGKVKYEINGEEIIAEKEDVLFIPRTTRRSGSNWNGIPHQKHTILFTLDHQGSTGIPFLDAGQCMKFNLSHIQYAYHRCERLYEEMRGGKSYRTMICQGIMQELIGTLARELEKTELAPSKRNYADTIKSFLLEHYREPIEIDGLAKLIHRSPSYAAALFKEVYGLSPIRYMHQLRVLEACSLLLHSDMTIAHIAHYLGYYDTSYFYRMFKKYTGLSPSDYVQQGDQSDVSKLFI
- a CDS encoding MBL fold metallo-hydrolase: MTVREMKVQEVAMKAIQKESLFILDVRNPSDFEDWKIEGERIQHLNIPYFDLIDGVEDILDRIPSDQEVLVVCAKEGSSVMVAEMLAEHGRNVAYLKGGMKAWSEHLVPLKVGNLADGGALYQFVRIGKGCLSYMAVSNGEAALFDPTRMTEVYLEFAESIDAEIKHVFDTHLHADHISGGRMIAEQTGAVYWLPPKDAGEVVYKYEPLEDGNEVMIGSTRIRIEALHSPGHTIGSTSFVIDDQYLLTGDILFIDSIGRPDLAGLAEDWVSDLRETLYARYTELSDDLIVLPAHFMIMEELNEDGTVAKKLGELYRENHGLNITDEAEFRTIVTKNLPPQPNSYQEIRQTNMGKLNPDTDRQREMEIGPNRCAVR
- a CDS encoding rhodanese-like domain-containing protein — translated: MREISPKAVKQKLNDGVIMNIIDVRETEEVAEGKIPGAINIPLGLIEFRKQDLDPSKEYIMVCRSGGRSGRATEYLEGQGYQVVNMTGGMLAWEGKTE
- a CDS encoding class I SAM-dependent methyltransferase translates to MNPWNERFKGEDYVFGTEPNVFIADMHKKLALTGDALAIAEGEGRNAVFLAREGMNVTVWDYAESGLNKANKLAEASGVEIRSELVDLHDAKWTKEQWDEIICVFGHFPKALRTRTLEGVKRAVKPGGYFLTEVYSPYQIPYRSGGPQDQQFLYVPEDFLETFAEWRIVHFFMGEVIRQEGQGHQGLSHVIQFAGQKPLMK
- a CDS encoding sulfurtransferase TusA family protein: MTAIESNVKLDAKGLACPMPIVRTKKVMKDLEAGQVLEVEATDKGSKADMKAWAESTGHQYLGTIEEGDVLKHYLRKASGEETAERTYPHVADHAQLEEKLQSGAPIVVLDVREAAEFAFEHIPNAVSMPLGELDKRMDELNKQDEIYVICRTGTRSDMAAQKLAANGFTGIVNVVPGMSGWGGQTKSLND
- a CDS encoding formylglycine-generating enzyme family protein, with amino-acid sequence MGEQHSCCAGVRAKVQLGDAEQKDHQGSLREGQYHDQPHPELHANMIKIPGGTFTMGTSSHEGFPRDGEGPARSVTVSGFEISPYAVTNEQFQRFVEATGYVTEAEHFGWSFVFELLASEETKARVAQVPQEVPWWLVVEGAYWAAPEGADSSIEDRMDHPVVHISWNDANAYCHWAGVRLPTEAEWEYAARGGLEGRTYPWGDLLKQDGEHQCNIWQGKFPVKNNASDGYIGTAPVDAYKPNGYGLYNMSGNVWEWCGDWFSPSYHQVTSATNPFFGESTGRRSMRGGSYLCHRSYCNRYRVAARSGNTPDSSTGNCGFRVVREKR